One region of Salvia miltiorrhiza cultivar Shanhuang (shh) chromosome 3, IMPLAD_Smil_shh, whole genome shotgun sequence genomic DNA includes:
- the LOC131017208 gene encoding uncharacterized protein LOC131017208, translated as MGSQGILIFCEFPIPASHNHFRKFIADGGRKNYKTRRWRFFTGGRSGGSRWDRDVNSNPNRRSRFSDAYATDEFGEEDGFGFRNTVKQRVWWSDDDDDAGDEEEDGFGILEASIGFDWIFKILRAFGWMVPAVVISFLMGTGPDAIVMALALPLAQSAFALAADTLWGRADGTPRPKSKRKKRPFAGSQARSRARKEKEARTQKRKEAGNYKSWFEGNSNSAKESRNCQDFGGWDELDNPVRADKDPRVTPIKKDEEPGANERFKISRRTKGDSPLLMRLLIAMFPFLGFWTKLF; from the exons ATGGGGTCTCAAGGGATTCTAATTTTCTGCGAATTCCCAATTCCAGCTTCTCATAATCACTTCCGCAAATTCATAGCTGACGGCGGCCGTAAAAATTACAAGACGCGTCGGTGGCGGTTTTTTACCGGCGGCCGGAGCGGCGGCTCGCGGTGGGATAGGGACGTGAACTCGAACCCCAATCGACGGTCCAGATTCAGCGACGCTTATGCGACGGACGAGTTCGGTGAGGAGGATGGATTCGGGTTCAGAAACACCGTGAAGCAGAGGGTTTGGTGgtccgatgatgatgatgatgcaggagatgaagaagaagatggctttgggattctcgaAGCTTCGATTGGATTCGACTGGATTTTTAAG ATACTTCGAGCCTTTGGATGGATGGTTCCAGCAGTTGTGATCTCATTTCTGATGGGCACGGGCCCTGATGCTATCGTCATGGCGTTGGCTCTTCCCCTTGCTCAGTCAGCATTTGCTCTAGCTGCTGACACGCTTTGGGGGAGGGCCGATGGAACCCCAAGACCGAAGTCTAAGAGGAAGAAGAGGCCTTTCGCTGGATCTCAAGCTCGTTCTAgagcaagaaaagaaaaagaagccCGAACTCAGAAGAGGAAGGAAGCTGGGAATTACAAGTCATGGTTCGAGGGCAATAGTAATTCTGCAAAGGAGAGTAGGAACTGTCAAGATTTTGGAGGGTGGGACGAGCTAGATAATCCAGTGAGAGCGGACAAGGATCCTCGTGTGACGCCTATTAAGAAGGATGAAGAGCCAGGAGCCAACGAGAGGTTTAAGATAAGTAGGAGAACAAAGGGCGATAGTCCATTGCTCATGAGACTCTTGATTGCAATGTTCCCATTCTTGGGATTTTGGACCAAGTTATTCTGA